From the Methylobacterium currus genome, one window contains:
- a CDS encoding OsmC family protein has translation MTSLNEYLVEKRAAVAAREARIESGSLGPVPLAAQVSVEGRSGVRRIRIRNHQVITDSPPDFAGYDLGPGSPELQLGILGSCLAHSYLIHAARLGVPLDAVDVAVSGRLDARAGRPGFEAVPVSPHDITYVVRVVSPASREAVARLEAEVDRFCPILNLLRSPQTVRGTLDHRAPEAPAQAA, from the coding sequence ATGACGTCGCTCAACGAGTACCTGGTGGAGAAGCGCGCCGCCGTCGCCGCGCGGGAGGCGCGGATCGAGTCCGGCAGCCTCGGGCCGGTGCCGCTCGCCGCGCAGGTCAGCGTCGAGGGCCGCAGCGGCGTGCGCCGGATTCGGATCCGCAACCATCAGGTCATCACGGATTCGCCGCCGGATTTCGCCGGGTACGACCTCGGCCCCGGCTCGCCCGAGCTGCAGCTCGGCATCCTCGGCAGCTGCCTCGCCCATTCCTACCTGATCCATGCCGCGCGCCTCGGCGTGCCCCTCGACGCGGTCGACGTGGCGGTGAGCGGCCGGCTCGATGCCCGCGCCGGGCGTCCGGGCTTCGAGGCGGTGCCGGTCAGCCCGCACGACATCACGTACGTCGTCAGGGTCGTCTCGCCGGCCTCCCGCGAGGCCGTAGCCCGCCTCGAGGCCGAGGTCGACCGCTTCTGCCCGATCCTCAACCTCCTGCGCTCCCCGCAGACCGTGCGGGGCACGCTCGACCATCGCGCGCCCGAAGCGCCCGCTCAGGCCGCCTGA
- a CDS encoding ABC transporter substrate-binding protein, translating into MPLTRRHATRLLLSAAAGTALPASLSGSPLLAAPAETPVRGGTLNWVFFPEPQAIIAINTTSGTGQTIGSKINEGLLRYAYDMTPLPNLATEWTISPDGLRYRFALRRGVTWHDGRPFTAADVAFSLLRLREAHPRGRVTFANVAEVRTPDAHSVEIVLSRPAPFLISAFAGAESPIVPRHVYEAIRPEANASLAQTIGTGPFVLKEWVPGSHLLFERNPNYWDAGKPYLDRIVMRIITDPGARAAAFEAGEVDLGGNPVPLADLARLRALPKLVVDTTTYAYSGPQTQLFFNLDTGVLQDRRVRQAVAHAIDLKALLAAVYFGHGAVSPTPVSVVHPKFHDASLGPVPFDVKRAEALLDEAGHRRGAGGIRFPLRLTLNPFLEGRYGDFIRQALTRIGIAVDFQRLDLATYLTRVYRDRAFDVTIESLSNTFDPTIGVQRAYWSKNFKLGLPFSNAAHYADPEVDRLLEAAAIEPDEARRRDLFVAFQRRIRADLPSVDLIAPSGIIVAHRKVKNFASGAEGITGNFSDLYIDPREA; encoded by the coding sequence ATGCCCCTCACGCGCCGCCACGCGACCCGCCTGCTCCTGAGCGCCGCCGCGGGCACCGCCCTGCCCGCGTCCCTGTCCGGCTCCCCGCTCCTCGCGGCCCCGGCCGAGACGCCGGTGCGCGGCGGCACGCTCAATTGGGTGTTCTTTCCCGAGCCGCAGGCGATCATCGCCATCAACACCACCTCGGGCACCGGCCAGACCATCGGCAGCAAGATCAACGAGGGCCTGCTGCGCTACGCCTACGACATGACCCCGCTGCCGAACCTGGCGACGGAGTGGACGATCAGCCCGGACGGATTGCGCTACCGCTTCGCCTTGCGGCGCGGCGTGACCTGGCACGATGGTCGGCCCTTCACCGCCGCCGACGTGGCGTTCTCGCTCCTGCGCCTGCGCGAGGCGCATCCGCGCGGGCGCGTCACCTTCGCCAACGTCGCCGAGGTGCGGACGCCCGACGCCCACAGCGTCGAGATCGTGCTGTCGCGGCCGGCCCCGTTCCTGATCAGCGCCTTCGCGGGGGCGGAATCCCCCATCGTGCCGCGCCACGTCTACGAGGCGATCCGGCCGGAGGCCAATGCCAGCCTCGCCCAGACCATCGGCACCGGGCCGTTCGTGCTCAAGGAATGGGTGCCGGGCAGCCACCTCCTGTTCGAGCGGAACCCGAACTACTGGGACGCCGGAAAGCCCTATCTCGACCGGATCGTGATGCGGATCATCACCGATCCGGGCGCCCGGGCGGCGGCGTTCGAGGCCGGCGAGGTCGATCTCGGCGGCAACCCGGTCCCGCTCGCCGACCTCGCCCGCCTGCGCGCCCTGCCGAAGCTCGTGGTCGACACCACGACCTACGCCTATTCGGGCCCGCAGACCCAGCTCTTCTTCAACCTCGACACGGGGGTTTTGCAGGATCGGCGGGTGCGGCAGGCGGTGGCGCACGCCATCGACCTCAAGGCCCTGCTGGCGGCGGTGTATTTCGGGCACGGCGCGGTCTCGCCGACCCCGGTCAGCGTGGTGCACCCGAAGTTCCACGATGCGAGCCTCGGCCCGGTGCCGTTCGACGTGAAGCGGGCCGAGGCGCTGCTGGACGAGGCCGGCCACCGCCGCGGTGCTGGCGGGATCCGCTTTCCCTTGCGGCTCACCCTCAACCCGTTCCTGGAGGGGCGCTACGGCGACTTCATCCGCCAGGCGCTCACCCGGATCGGCATCGCAGTCGACTTCCAGCGCCTGGACCTCGCGACCTATCTCACCCGGGTCTACCGCGACCGCGCCTTCGACGTGACGATCGAGTCCCTGTCGAACACCTTCGACCCGACGATCGGGGTGCAGCGCGCCTACTGGTCGAAGAACTTCAAGCTCGGCCTGCCGTTCTCGAACGCCGCGCACTATGCCGACCCCGAGGTCGACCGCCTGCTCGAAGCCGCCGCCATCGAGCCCGACGAGGCGCGCCGCCGCGACCTGTTCGTTGCCTTCCAGCGTCGCATCCGCGCCGACCTGCCGTCGGTCGACCTGATCGCCCCCTCCGGCATCATCGTGGCGCACCGCAAGGTGAAGAACTTCGCCTCCGGTGCCGAGGGGATCACCGGAAATTTTTCGGATCTGTACATCGACCCGCGGGAGGCGTGA
- a CDS encoding GntR family transcriptional regulator — translation MAYRSHRAAEPAPGEADPKAAPLHLGNLAYGALSDMIRHRRLRAGDAIVEARLAETLGVSRTPLREALQRLEGEGMVVKAGRSYVVRRVDLGEYLKSLKVREVLEPEAAALAAGRIPGTILAGVRQEVLQMLEATTYHTDAHWRSDDNLHTMFIDHSGNEVMARILKDLRATTRLFEIDRLKERLKPDSREHLAIADALIAGDAAAARTAVAVHIRSLIDFVLEAAR, via the coding sequence ATGGCATACCGTTCGCACCGCGCCGCCGAACCGGCGCCCGGCGAGGCCGACCCGAAGGCGGCGCCGCTCCACCTCGGCAACCTCGCCTACGGCGCCCTGTCGGACATGATCCGCCACCGCCGGCTGCGGGCCGGCGACGCGATCGTCGAGGCGCGCCTGGCCGAGACCCTGGGCGTGTCGCGCACCCCCCTGCGCGAGGCGCTGCAGCGCCTCGAGGGCGAGGGCATGGTGGTGAAGGCCGGGCGCTCCTACGTCGTGCGCCGGGTCGATCTCGGCGAGTACCTGAAGAGCCTGAAGGTGCGCGAGGTGCTGGAGCCCGAGGCGGCGGCGCTCGCGGCGGGGCGCATCCCGGGGACGATCCTGGCCGGCGTGCGCCAGGAGGTGCTCCAGATGCTGGAGGCCACGACCTACCACACCGACGCGCATTGGCGCTCGGACGACAACCTGCACACGATGTTCATCGACCATTCCGGCAACGAGGTGATGGCGCGCATCCTCAAGGACCTGCGCGCGACGACCCGGCTGTTCGAGATCGACCGGCTGAAGGAGCGTCTGAAGCCCGATTCGCGCGAGCATCTGGCGATCGCCGACGCGCTGATCGCCGGCGACGCCGCGGCGGCCCGGACGGCCGTTGCCGTGCATATCCGCAGCCTGATCGACTTCGTGCTCGAAGCTGCGCGCTGA
- a CDS encoding MetQ/NlpA family ABC transporter substrate-binding protein, translated as MTSFLTRRAILGTALAASAIGGVRVSPARAASPLRIGTTAGPVGQTLDVAAKLAKAQGQSVEIIEFTDWVTPNEAVATGSLDANLFQHVPFLTSAIKARGYALVPVAPAIILPVGLFSKSIKRLEDVPKGASVAIANDPVNAARGLHLLEKAGLLSLKPGLGDAVTVADVVQNPKGLRILELDAAQLPRVLDDVALAQISFTYLIASGGDPKTALITDGAGDRHYTLSFVARPDNRDDPRLTAFIATYRSPEVKQFLLDRYGGFLEPAW; from the coding sequence ATGACCAGCTTCCTTACCCGCCGGGCCATCCTCGGCACCGCGCTCGCGGCTTCCGCCATCGGAGGCGTTCGCGTCAGTCCCGCCCGGGCCGCGTCGCCCCTGCGCATCGGCACCACCGCCGGCCCGGTCGGCCAGACGCTCGACGTCGCCGCAAAGCTCGCCAAGGCGCAAGGGCAAAGCGTCGAGATCATCGAGTTCACCGATTGGGTCACCCCGAACGAGGCGGTGGCGACCGGCAGCCTCGACGCCAACCTGTTCCAGCACGTGCCCTTCCTCACCAGCGCCATCAAGGCGAGGGGCTACGCCCTGGTGCCGGTGGCGCCGGCCATCATCCTGCCGGTCGGCCTGTTCTCGAAGTCCATCAAGCGCCTTGAGGACGTGCCGAAGGGCGCCTCGGTCGCGATCGCCAACGACCCGGTCAACGCCGCCCGCGGCCTGCACCTGCTCGAGAAGGCCGGCCTCCTCTCCCTCAAGCCGGGCCTCGGCGACGCGGTCACGGTGGCGGACGTCGTGCAGAACCCGAAGGGCTTGCGCATCCTCGAACTCGACGCCGCGCAGCTTCCCCGCGTCCTCGATGACGTGGCCCTGGCCCAGATCAGCTTCACCTACCTGATCGCCTCCGGCGGCGACCCGAAGACCGCCCTCATCACCGACGGGGCCGGCGACCGGCACTACACGCTGAGCTTCGTGGCGCGTCCGGACAATCGCGACGACCCGCGGCTCACCGCCTTCATTGCCACCTACCGCTCGCCGGAGGTGAAGCAGTTCCTGCTCGACCGCTACGGCGGGTTCCTCGAGCCGGCGTGGTAG
- a CDS encoding ABC transporter permease → MTLPLAQAPAAVERGATLPAPAPRRALRAFLRNPTALSGLAILGVVAVAALAAPFAYPDDPLGMVAQPFLWPGQDPAYPLGTDSLGRDVAAGIAHGARVSLLVGFAATATGLAVGVLVGATAGYAGGRIDRTLGRVIALFQTIPSFILLVVLVAIAQPSIPAITLAIGATSWPIVARLTRAEFRSLREKDFVTAARGLGYGPVRIVFAEILPNALPPIVVTASVMVASGILMESALSFMGLGDPNVVSWGSMIGAGREVLRSAWYLTAIPGVAIVLSVLALNLVGDGLNDALNPRLAGEA, encoded by the coding sequence ATGACCCTGCCTCTCGCGCAGGCCCCCGCCGCCGTGGAGCGTGGGGCTACGCTGCCGGCGCCCGCGCCGCGCCGGGCGTTGCGGGCCTTCCTGCGCAACCCGACCGCCCTGTCCGGCCTCGCGATCCTCGGCGTGGTCGCGGTGGCTGCCTTGGCCGCGCCGTTCGCCTATCCCGACGATCCACTCGGCATGGTGGCGCAGCCCTTCCTGTGGCCGGGCCAGGACCCGGCCTATCCGCTGGGCACCGACTCCCTCGGCCGCGACGTCGCCGCCGGGATCGCCCACGGCGCCCGGGTCTCGCTCCTCGTCGGCTTCGCGGCCACCGCCACCGGCCTCGCCGTTGGCGTGCTGGTCGGCGCCACCGCCGGCTATGCCGGCGGGCGGATCGATCGGACGCTCGGCCGCGTGATCGCCCTGTTCCAGACCATCCCGTCCTTCATCCTGCTGGTGGTGCTGGTGGCGATCGCGCAGCCCTCGATCCCGGCGATCACGCTCGCCATCGGCGCGACCTCGTGGCCGATTGTGGCCCGGCTCACCCGGGCCGAGTTCCGCTCCTTGCGCGAGAAGGACTTCGTCACCGCCGCCCGCGGCCTCGGCTACGGGCCCGTGCGGATCGTGTTCGCCGAGATCCTGCCGAACGCCCTGCCGCCGATCGTCGTCACCGCCTCGGTGATGGTCGCTTCCGGCATCCTGATGGAATCGGCCCTGTCCTTCATGGGGCTGGGCGACCCCAACGTCGTGAGCTGGGGCAGCATGATCGGTGCCGGCCGGGAGGTTCTGCGCAGCGCCTGGTACCTGACCGCGATCCCCGGGGTCGCGATCGTGCTCAGCGTGCTCGCCCTCAATCTCGTCGGCGACGGGCTCAACGACGCCCTCAACCCGCGTCTCGCCGGGGAGGCGTGA
- the msuE gene encoding FMN reductase yields the protein MSLRQTARFRIVGFSGNTHRPSKSRALVGAIAEAVAARRPVDVQLLDILDGGPELGAAYIPNDLSARAAALIRAIAEADALIVASPVYKGSYAGLFKHVFDLIDPAALADRPVIVAATGGGHRHALVVEHQLRPLFGFFGAHTVATSVYASDAEFSDGRPADAALEARIALAAGQLVEALAHRTPRAAVPVAA from the coding sequence ATGAGCCTGCGCCAGACTGCCCGCTTCCGCATCGTCGGCTTCAGCGGCAATACCCACCGGCCGTCGAAGTCGCGGGCCCTCGTCGGCGCCATCGCCGAGGCCGTGGCCGCGCGCCGTCCCGTCGACGTCCAGCTCCTCGACATCCTCGATGGCGGGCCGGAACTCGGCGCCGCCTACATCCCGAACGACCTGAGCGCCCGCGCCGCCGCCCTGATCCGGGCGATCGCGGAGGCCGACGCCCTGATCGTGGCGAGCCCGGTCTACAAGGGCTCCTATGCCGGCCTGTTCAAGCACGTCTTCGACCTCATCGACCCGGCGGCGCTGGCCGACCGGCCGGTGATCGTCGCGGCGACCGGCGGCGGGCACCGCCACGCCCTCGTCGTCGAGCATCAGTTGCGGCCGCTCTTCGGGTTCTTCGGCGCCCACACGGTGGCGACCTCGGTCTATGCCAGCGATGCCGAGTTCAGCGACGGCCGCCCCGCCGACGCCGCCCTGGAGGCCCGGATCGCCTTAGCCGCCGGCCAACTCGTCGAGGCCCTGGCGCACCGCACGCCCCGCGCCGCGGTTCCGGTGGCCGCCTGA
- a CDS encoding ABC transporter ATP-binding protein, translating to MTLLSVSDLTTAYDGVRAVDGVSLTVARGETVGLVGESGCGKSSLAKSLLRLVEPQGGEIVFDGVAVRGLRGSDLRAYRRRAQMVFQDPFASLNPRQTIGSILETPLKVHGLGGRGERRARIARALDQVGLPGSAATRYPHEFSGGQRQRIGIARALVVEPQLVVCDEPVSALDLSVQAQILNLLAAMRRELGLAYLFVSHDLSVVHHVADRVLVMYLGRIVESAPTGALWVAPRHPYTRALMAAVPDPSRKRQAPPLGGDLPSPTDVPAGCRFHPRCPLATDLCRRDDPALRPVADGHAVACHHA from the coding sequence ATGACGCTGCTCTCGGTCTCTGACCTCACGACCGCCTATGACGGGGTGCGGGCGGTCGACGGCGTCAGCCTGACGGTCGCGCGCGGGGAGACCGTCGGCCTCGTCGGCGAGTCCGGCTGCGGCAAGTCGAGCCTGGCGAAGAGCCTGCTGCGCCTCGTCGAGCCGCAGGGCGGCGAGATCGTCTTCGACGGGGTGGCGGTGCGCGGTCTCCGCGGCAGCGATCTGCGCGCCTATCGTCGCCGGGCGCAGATGGTGTTCCAGGACCCCTTCGCCTCGCTCAATCCCCGCCAAACCATCGGCAGCATCCTCGAGACGCCGCTCAAGGTTCACGGTCTCGGCGGCCGGGGCGAGCGCCGCGCCCGGATCGCCCGGGCCCTCGACCAGGTCGGCCTGCCGGGGAGCGCGGCGACGCGCTATCCGCACGAGTTCTCCGGCGGCCAGCGCCAGCGCATCGGCATCGCCCGCGCTCTGGTGGTCGAGCCGCAACTCGTGGTCTGCGACGAGCCGGTCTCGGCCCTCGACCTCTCGGTCCAGGCCCAGATCCTCAACCTGCTCGCCGCGATGCGCCGCGAACTCGGTCTCGCCTACCTGTTCGTCTCGCACGACCTGTCGGTGGTCCATCACGTCGCCGACCGGGTGCTGGTGATGTATCTCGGCCGCATCGTCGAGAGCGCCCCGACCGGGGCCCTGTGGGTCGCCCCGCGCCACCCCTATACCCGCGCCCTCATGGCCGCGGTGCCGGATCCTTCGCGAAAACGCCAGGCGCCGCCGCTCGGCGGCGACCTGCCGAGCCCGACCGACGTGCCGGCCGGCTGCCGCTTCCACCCCCGCTGCCCGCTGGCGACCGACCTCTGCCGCCGCGACGATCCGGCCCTGCGCCCGGTCGCGGACGGCCATGCCGTCGCCTGCCACCACGCCTGA
- a CDS encoding RrF2 family transcriptional regulator produces MLTNKGKYGLKAMVHLAGLPQGARIGVAEIAEAHRIPKKFLDAILGDLRNAGFVHSKKGPGGGYALARPAEEIRIGHVVRVLDGPLAPLPCASRTAYRPCEDCTDEAACSVRLAMLAVRNSIAGILDNLTLEQMRALPQAEAAASLTYHI; encoded by the coding sequence ATGCTGACCAACAAGGGCAAGTACGGCCTCAAGGCGATGGTGCACCTCGCCGGGCTGCCCCAGGGCGCCCGGATCGGCGTCGCCGAGATCGCCGAGGCGCACCGCATCCCGAAGAAATTCCTCGACGCGATCCTGGGCGACCTGCGCAATGCCGGCTTCGTGCACAGCAAGAAGGGTCCCGGAGGCGGTTACGCCCTGGCGCGCCCGGCCGAGGAGATCCGGATCGGCCACGTCGTGCGGGTCCTGGACGGCCCGCTGGCGCCGCTTCCCTGCGCCAGCCGCACGGCCTACCGCCCCTGCGAGGATTGCACCGACGAGGCGGCCTGCTCGGTGCGCCTCGCGATGCTGGCGGTGCGCAACAGCATCGCGGGCATCCTCGACAACCTGACCCTGGAGCAGATGCGGGCCTTGCCGCAGGCGGAGGCCGCGGCGAGCCTCACCTACCACATCTGA
- a CDS encoding ABC transporter ATP-binding protein, translating into MALLDVQGLGIAFPRARPVQDLSFTVDPGETVALVGESGSGKSLTALALMRLLPPRGRIEAGTIRFDGRDIGSLSERQFREIRGREIAMVFQEPMTALNPVLTVGVQIAEVLRRHEGLSARAARARAVDLLDRVRLPDPHRRVDAYSHQLSGGMRQRVMIAVAVACAPKLLVADEPTTALDVTIQAQVLDLIDSLRRDLGMAVLLITHDLGVVGQWADRVMVMYAGRRVEEAKPDALFDDPLHPYTRGLLAASPRGRTTLHGEFRRGEALPEIPGSIASAHGQPGCAFAPRCPLVEPSCRAAPPPALARPDGRIVACPVTTAIAHPALPPRIPGHRHDAALGL; encoded by the coding sequence ATGGCGCTTCTCGACGTCCAGGGCCTCGGCATCGCCTTCCCGCGGGCCCGGCCGGTGCAGGACCTGAGCTTCACCGTCGATCCGGGCGAGACCGTCGCGCTGGTGGGAGAATCGGGCTCGGGCAAGTCGCTCACCGCGCTCGCGCTGATGCGCCTCCTGCCGCCGCGCGGCCGGATCGAGGCCGGCACGATCCGGTTCGATGGTCGCGACATCGGGAGTTTGAGCGAGCGCCAATTCCGCGAGATACGCGGGCGCGAGATCGCGATGGTGTTCCAGGAGCCGATGACGGCGCTGAACCCGGTGCTGACCGTCGGCGTCCAGATCGCCGAGGTCCTGCGCCGGCACGAAGGCCTCTCGGCCCGCGCCGCCCGGGCCCGCGCCGTCGACCTCCTCGACCGCGTCCGCCTCCCCGATCCGCACAGGCGGGTCGACGCCTACTCGCACCAGCTCTCCGGCGGCATGCGCCAGCGGGTGATGATCGCCGTCGCGGTCGCCTGCGCCCCGAAGCTCCTCGTCGCCGACGAGCCGACGACGGCCCTCGACGTGACGATCCAGGCTCAGGTGCTCGACCTCATCGACTCGCTTCGCCGCGACCTCGGGATGGCGGTGCTGCTCATCACCCACGACCTCGGGGTGGTCGGGCAATGGGCCGACCGCGTAATGGTGATGTATGCCGGCCGCCGGGTCGAGGAGGCGAAGCCGGACGCGCTGTTCGACGATCCCCTCCATCCCTACACCCGCGGCCTCCTCGCTGCCTCACCCCGCGGCCGGACGACCCTCCATGGTGAGTTCCGGCGCGGCGAGGCCCTGCCGGAGATCCCGGGTTCGATCGCCTCGGCGCACGGCCAGCCCGGCTGCGCCTTCGCACCCCGCTGCCCGCTGGTCGAGCCAAGCTGCCGCGCCGCTCCGCCGCCGGCTCTGGCGCGGCCCGACGGGCGCATCGTCGCCTGCCCGGTCACGACCGCGATCGCCCATCCCGCCCTTCCGCCCCGCATTCCCGGCCATCGTCATGACGCTGCTCTCGGTCTCTGA
- a CDS encoding LLM class flavin-dependent oxidoreductase: MTLIHPPGALVGRSGFASPTNFPDSPLSRALAEPLLLGLFLPIQAGGWTASTLPRTTDWSFDYNRDLVLEAERLGFDLVFALSQWLPKGGYGGVLDGQALDSFTSVAALSALTRRILLVATVHVLYGPWHPLHLAKFGATLDHISGGRFGFNVVTGHRAVEHEMFGWPRIEHDRRYALAAEFVEVVQRLWQDDAPFSFTGESSWCLGDGFVTPKPRYGRPILVNATGSEAGIAFAGRYSDIVFVTSPAGADIDSALEALPDHTARVKAAARAVGRDIRTLINPLVICRETDAEAWAYADAIVAHADPRSPKGFRTLDSDAHAWKGREGRADPYAAIGGNIRVIGSPEQVVAQFAALKRAGIDGLQLSFYDFKPDLAFFGERVLPLMRQAGLRAAPVSLAA, from the coding sequence ATGACCCTCATCCATCCTCCGGGCGCTCTCGTCGGCCGATCCGGCTTCGCCAGCCCGACCAATTTCCCGGACAGTCCGCTGTCGCGGGCTCTGGCGGAGCCGCTGCTGCTCGGCCTGTTCCTGCCGATCCAGGCCGGCGGCTGGACCGCCTCGACCCTGCCACGCACCACCGACTGGAGCTTCGACTACAATCGCGACCTCGTGCTGGAGGCCGAGAGGCTCGGCTTCGACCTCGTCTTCGCCCTGTCGCAATGGCTGCCGAAGGGCGGCTACGGCGGCGTGCTCGACGGGCAGGCCCTCGATTCCTTCACCAGCGTCGCGGCCCTGTCGGCCCTCACCCGCCGCATCCTGCTGGTGGCGACCGTGCACGTGCTCTACGGGCCGTGGCACCCGCTGCATTTGGCCAAGTTCGGCGCCACCCTCGACCACATCTCCGGCGGCCGTTTCGGCTTCAACGTCGTCACCGGCCACCGGGCGGTGGAGCACGAGATGTTCGGCTGGCCGCGCATCGAGCACGACCGGCGCTACGCGCTCGCGGCCGAGTTCGTCGAGGTGGTGCAGCGCCTGTGGCAGGACGATGCGCCGTTCTCGTTCACGGGCGAATCCTCGTGGTGCCTCGGCGACGGCTTCGTGACCCCGAAGCCCCGCTACGGCCGGCCGATCCTCGTCAACGCCACGGGCTCGGAGGCGGGGATCGCCTTCGCGGGGCGCTACTCCGACATCGTGTTCGTGACGAGCCCGGCGGGCGCCGACATCGACAGCGCGCTCGAGGCGCTGCCCGACCACACCGCCCGGGTGAAGGCGGCGGCCCGCGCGGTCGGGCGCGACATCCGCACGCTGATCAATCCGCTGGTGATCTGCCGCGAGACGGACGCCGAGGCCTGGGCCTATGCCGACGCCATCGTGGCCCATGCCGACCCGCGCAGCCCGAAGGGTTTTCGTACGCTCGATTCCGACGCCCATGCCTGGAAGGGACGGGAGGGCCGGGCCGATCCTTATGCCGCGATCGGCGGCAACATCCGGGTGATCGGCTCGCCCGAGCAGGTCGTGGCGCAGTTCGCCGCGCTCAAGCGGGCCGGGATTGATGGGCTCCAGCTCAGCTTCTACGATTTCAAGCCCGACCTCGCCTTCTTCGGCGAGCGGGTGCTGCCGCTGATGCGCCAGGCGGGCTTGCGGGCTGCGCCCGTCTCCCTCGCGGCGTGA
- a CDS encoding ABC transporter permease, giving the protein MDRTRRLLPVLGRALADAVPTALLILVVNFFLLRLAPGDAAEVMAGEAGAATEETLAAMRSRFGLDLPLVDQFLAYLNNLAHLSLGVSPRYNMPVAELIGQRLPGTLMLMGLALALALLAGLALGALMARAPGGILDRVLSVAVLLFYSVPGFWIGLMLIVLFSVKLGWLPSGGARTIGQGLTGVAALIDQLRYMVLPGLSLALFYVAIYARLVRAAMLEVRAQDFVRTAAAKGLSPLAITLRHVLRNALLPVTTVAGMHVGGLLGGAVVVETVYSWPGLGRLAFEAVMARDFSVLLGVLLLSSLLVLVANVAVDLIQAILDPRIAVRS; this is encoded by the coding sequence ATGGACCGAACACGCCGCCTGCTCCCTGTTTTGGGACGGGCGCTCGCCGACGCGGTGCCAACGGCTCTCCTGATCCTGGTGGTGAACTTCTTCCTCTTGCGCCTTGCCCCCGGTGACGCCGCCGAGGTGATGGCCGGCGAGGCGGGGGCGGCGACCGAGGAGACGCTCGCGGCGATGCGCAGCCGCTTCGGTCTCGACCTGCCGCTCGTCGACCAGTTCCTGGCCTACCTGAACAACCTCGCCCATCTGAGCCTCGGCGTCTCGCCGCGCTACAACATGCCGGTCGCCGAGCTGATCGGGCAACGCCTGCCGGGCACGCTGATGCTGATGGGCCTGGCGCTCGCCCTCGCGCTGCTCGCCGGCCTGGCGCTCGGCGCGCTGATGGCCCGGGCGCCGGGCGGAATCCTCGACCGGGTCCTGTCGGTGGCGGTGCTGCTGTTCTACTCGGTGCCGGGCTTCTGGATCGGCCTGATGCTGATCGTGCTGTTCTCGGTGAAGCTCGGCTGGCTGCCGAGCGGGGGCGCGCGCACCATCGGGCAGGGGCTCACCGGCGTCGCGGCGCTCATCGACCAGCTCCGCTACATGGTGCTGCCCGGCCTGTCGCTCGCCCTGTTCTACGTGGCGATCTATGCCCGCCTCGTGCGCGCCGCGATGCTGGAGGTGCGGGCCCAGGACTTCGTGCGCACCGCCGCCGCCAAGGGCCTGTCGCCGCTGGCGATCACCCTGCGCCACGTCCTGCGCAACGCGCTCCTGCCGGTCACCACGGTGGCGGGCATGCATGTCGGCGGGCTTCTCGGCGGCGCGGTCGTGGTCGAGACGGTCTATTCCTGGCCCGGCCTCGGGCGCCTCGCTTTCGAGGCGGTGATGGCGCGCGACTTCAGCGTGCTGCTCGGCGTGCTCCTGCTCTCCTCGCTCCTGGTCCTCGTCGCCAACGTGGCGGTCGACCTCATCCAGGCGATCCTCGACCCTCGCATCGCGGTGCGCTCATGA